A genomic region of Ensifer adhaerens contains the following coding sequences:
- a CDS encoding bifunctional rhamnulose-1-phosphate aldolase/short-chain dehydrogenase: MLDKQQGARLANLWDEAKAAGMSESGRLLYRSNLLGSDKRITNYGGGNTSAKVMEKDPLGGGTVEVLWVKGSGGDVGTIKLDGFATLYMDKLNALKSIYRGVAFEDEMVGYLPHCTFNLNPRAASIDTPLHAYVPKKHVDHMHPDAIIAIAASKNSRELTAKIFGDDIGWLPWKRPGYELGLWLEKFCLENPRARGVVLESHGLFTWGDTAKEAYETTIEIINKAIAWFEAENTKPAFGGAVTATLDAAARADVARKLMPVIRGLISADERKVGHFDDSQAVLDFVSARDLKPLAALGTSCPDHFLRTKICPLVIDFDPANPDVDKTLTALPEAIAAYRADYAAYYERCKHEDSPAMRDPNAVVYLVPGVGMITFAKDKATARISGEFYVNAINVMRGASGVSTYVGLPEQEAFDIEYWLLEEAKLQRMPKPKSLAGRIALVTGGAGGIGKATANRLMQEGACVVLADIDETALSAAASELSARYGKDFVRSVSMNVTSEAAVEGGFADALLAFGGLDILVSNAGLASSAAIEDTTLALWTKNIDILTTGYFLVSREAFRIFRQQKAGGNVVFVASKNGLAASPGASAYCTAKAAEIHLARCLALEGASAQIRVNVVNPDAVLRGSKIWTGEWKEQRAAAYKMDVDDLEAHYRERSMLKLSVFPEDIAEAIYFLSSDMSAKSTGNIINVDAGNAQSFTR, encoded by the coding sequence ATGCTTGACAAGCAGCAGGGCGCACGACTTGCAAACCTTTGGGACGAGGCAAAGGCTGCCGGCATGAGCGAATCCGGACGCCTGCTCTATCGCTCGAACCTGCTCGGCTCCGACAAGCGCATCACCAACTACGGCGGCGGCAATACCTCGGCCAAGGTAATGGAGAAGGATCCGCTCGGTGGCGGCACGGTCGAGGTTCTCTGGGTCAAGGGCTCCGGCGGCGACGTCGGAACGATCAAGCTCGACGGCTTTGCCACCCTCTATATGGACAAGCTCAACGCGCTGAAGTCGATTTATCGCGGTGTCGCATTCGAAGATGAGATGGTCGGTTACCTGCCGCATTGCACCTTCAATCTCAATCCGCGCGCCGCATCCATCGACACGCCTTTGCACGCCTATGTCCCGAAGAAGCACGTCGACCACATGCATCCCGATGCGATCATCGCGATTGCCGCGTCAAAGAACAGCCGCGAACTGACGGCGAAGATCTTCGGCGACGACATCGGCTGGCTGCCGTGGAAACGTCCGGGCTATGAGCTCGGCCTGTGGCTCGAAAAATTCTGCCTGGAAAATCCCCGGGCGCGCGGTGTCGTGCTCGAAAGCCACGGTCTCTTCACCTGGGGCGATACGGCGAAAGAAGCCTACGAGACGACGATCGAGATCATCAACAAGGCGATCGCCTGGTTCGAGGCTGAGAACACCAAGCCTGCCTTTGGCGGCGCAGTCACTGCGACGCTTGATGCTGCCGCCCGTGCCGACGTCGCTCGCAAGCTGATGCCCGTCATCCGCGGCCTGATCAGCGCAGACGAGCGCAAGGTCGGTCATTTCGACGACAGCCAGGCCGTGCTTGATTTTGTCTCCGCGCGCGACCTGAAGCCGCTCGCAGCACTCGGCACCAGCTGCCCCGACCATTTCCTGCGCACCAAGATCTGCCCGCTGGTGATCGATTTCGACCCGGCCAATCCGGATGTCGACAAGACGCTGACAGCACTGCCCGAGGCGATTGCCGCCTATCGCGCCGACTATGCGGCCTATTACGAGCGCTGCAAGCACGAAGACAGTCCCGCCATGCGCGATCCGAATGCAGTGGTCTATCTCGTGCCTGGCGTCGGCATGATCACCTTTGCCAAGGACAAGGCGACGGCCCGCATCTCCGGCGAATTCTATGTCAACGCCATCAACGTCATGCGTGGTGCCTCCGGGGTCTCCACCTATGTCGGCCTGCCGGAACAGGAAGCCTTCGACATCGAATACTGGCTGCTTGAAGAAGCGAAGCTCCAGCGCATGCCGAAACCGAAGAGCCTGGCCGGCCGTATCGCGCTCGTCACCGGCGGCGCCGGCGGCATCGGCAAGGCGACGGCCAACCGGCTGATGCAGGAAGGCGCCTGCGTGGTGCTCGCCGATATCGACGAAACCGCACTGAGCGCCGCTGCGAGCGAGCTTTCCGCGCGCTACGGCAAGGATTTCGTCCGCTCTGTCAGCATGAACGTCACCAGCGAAGCGGCGGTCGAAGGCGGTTTCGCCGACGCGCTGCTTGCCTTCGGCGGTCTCGACATTCTCGTCTCCAACGCCGGCCTCGCCTCGTCTGCCGCGATCGAAGACACGACGCTGGCGCTCTGGACCAAAAACATCGACATTCTGACGACCGGCTATTTCCTTGTCTCGCGTGAGGCCTTCCGCATCTTCCGCCAGCAAAAGGCCGGCGGCAACGTCGTGTTCGTCGCTTCCAAGAACGGCCTTGCCGCCTCCCCCGGCGCGTCGGCCTATTGCACCGCCAAGGCCGCCGAGATCCATCTCGCCCGCTGCCTGGCGCTTGAAGGTGCAAGCGCACAGATCCGCGTCAACGTCGTCAATCCGGACGCGGTTCTGCGCGGCTCGAAGATCTGGACCGGCGAATGGAAGGAGCAGCGTGCCGCCGCCTACAAGATGGATGTCGACGACCTGGAGGCGCATTATCGCGAGCGCTCGATGCTGAAGCTCAGTGTCTTCCCCGAGGATATCGCCGAGGCGATCTACTTCCTTTCCTCCGACATGTCGGCGAAATCGACCGGCAACATCATCAATGTCGACGCGGGCAACGCCCAGTCCTTCACCCGCTGA
- a CDS encoding DeoR/GlpR family DNA-binding transcription regulator: MHEKERHRIILSAVQEKPVVTVQELVDLTDSSEATIRRDIAALHVQKKLRRVRGGAEAINPPQFVGLAGRPFKVNEGLHAREKQAIAKEAVALCEDGEPIIINGGTTTFQMVHFLSNRRMQVFTNSFPIAEHLLKHSKNTVMLSGGTIYREQNIILSPFDNDVTRNFYARRMFMGAQGLGPLGLMEADPLLIQAEQKLIDQADELVVLVDSSKFHKRSSLILCGLKRIATVITDSGIEDRHAAMLENAGVRLVVASGRAGTDAENMSSSA, encoded by the coding sequence ATGCACGAGAAAGAAAGACACCGGATCATTCTGTCGGCGGTTCAGGAAAAACCCGTCGTCACCGTCCAGGAACTGGTCGATCTGACCGACAGTTCCGAGGCGACGATCCGGCGTGATATTGCAGCCCTCCACGTGCAGAAGAAGCTGCGCCGGGTGCGCGGCGGTGCGGAGGCAATCAACCCGCCGCAGTTCGTCGGGCTTGCCGGTCGGCCGTTCAAGGTCAACGAAGGTCTGCACGCCCGCGAAAAGCAGGCGATCGCCAAGGAGGCGGTGGCGCTTTGCGAAGATGGCGAGCCGATCATCATCAATGGCGGCACCACCACCTTTCAGATGGTGCATTTCCTCAGCAATCGCCGGATGCAGGTCTTCACCAACTCCTTCCCGATCGCCGAGCATCTGCTGAAGCATTCGAAGAATACGGTGATGCTGTCGGGCGGCACGATCTACCGCGAGCAGAACATCATCCTCAGTCCTTTCGACAATGACGTGACGCGCAATTTCTATGCGCGCCGCATGTTCATGGGGGCGCAAGGATTGGGACCGCTCGGCCTGATGGAGGCCGACCCGCTGCTGATCCAGGCGGAACAGAAATTGATCGACCAGGCGGACGAACTCGTCGTGCTGGTCGACTCATCGAAATTTCACAAGCGCTCCAGCCTGATCCTGTGCGGATTGAAGCGGATCGCCACGGTGATCACGGATTCGGGCATCGAGGACAGGCATGCCGCGATGCTCGAAAATGCCGGTGTGAGGCTGGTCGTTGCCAGCGGCAGAGCCGGCACGGATGCAGAGAACATGTCCTCGTCCGCCTGA